From Astatotilapia calliptera chromosome 19, fAstCal1.2, whole genome shotgun sequence, a single genomic window includes:
- the lbh gene encoding protein LBH — translation MSVFSPQIYCPVFVPSRDMTEVMINSTPMEDMRLSPSKDRLSFQIFPDPSDFDRCCKLKDRLPSIVVEPTEGEVESGELRWPPEEFLVSEEEEEDEEEEEEQNSSIQNGQPAQNSQH, via the exons ATGTCTGTATTTTCACCGCAGATATACTG CCCAGTGTTTGTGCCCAGCCGAGATATGACTGAGGTGATGATCAACAGCACCCCCATGGAGGACATGAGGCTCAGCCCCAGCAAGGACAGACTCTCCTTCCAG ATATTCCCAGACCCCTCGGATTTTGACCGTTGCTGTAAGCTCAAAGATCGCCTCCCATCCATTGTGGTTGAGCCGACAGAAGGAGAAGTTGAGAGCGGGGAGCTTCGCTGGCCTCCAGAGGAGTTTTTGgtcagtgaggaggaggaggaggacgaagaggaagaagaggaacagAATAGCAGCATTCAAAATGGACAGCCAGCACAGAACTCGCAGCACTAG